The Echinicola rosea genome has a segment encoding these proteins:
- the pgi gene encoding glucose-6-phosphate isomerase, with product MKNTNPTQTAAWKKLSQLAAQKKSQTIQSLFADSSRFDKYSTHFEDILVDYSKNRIDDEVLVTLFELANEIDLKSAIEAMFTGAHINQTEDRAVLHTALRNRSNTPVEVDGKDVMPEVNAVLAQMKTFADKINNGEWKGFSGKPIKSLVNIGIGGSDLGPVMVTEALKPYQKESLDIHFVSNVDGTHMAETLKKVDPETTLFFIASKTFTTQETMTNAHSARSWFLDHAKDEAAVAKHFVALSTNAEAVSAFGIDTDNMFAFWDWVGGRYSLWSAIGLPIACAIGFDNFEKLLEGAHAVDKHFRGTDFESNIPVILALIGIWNTNFLGAASEAILPYDQYLHRFAAYFQQGNMESNGKYVSRNGEKVDYTTGPIIWGEPGTNGQHAFYQLIHQGTHLIPCDFIAPAISHNPVGDHHPKLLSNFFAQTEALMNGKSLEEVKEELAQSGKSEAEIAKLAPHKVFEGNRPTNSILVKKVDPYTLGALVAMYEHKIFVQGVIWNIFSFDQWGVELGKVLAKKILPELEGDEKVTSHDASTNGLINAFKTMR from the coding sequence ATGAAAAATACCAATCCAACACAAACAGCAGCTTGGAAAAAGCTTTCCCAGCTGGCTGCCCAGAAAAAATCACAAACCATCCAATCACTTTTTGCTGATAGCAGTAGATTTGATAAATACTCCACCCATTTTGAGGATATTTTGGTGGATTACTCTAAAAACAGGATAGATGACGAAGTGTTGGTCACGCTTTTTGAATTGGCCAATGAGATTGACCTGAAGTCAGCCATCGAGGCGATGTTTACGGGAGCCCATATCAATCAAACGGAAGACCGTGCAGTCCTCCATACCGCTTTAAGAAACCGCAGCAACACCCCGGTGGAGGTAGATGGTAAAGATGTAATGCCAGAGGTCAATGCTGTATTGGCACAGATGAAGACCTTTGCGGACAAAATCAACAATGGCGAATGGAAAGGCTTTAGCGGAAAGCCTATCAAATCACTGGTAAATATCGGAATCGGAGGAAGCGACCTCGGTCCGGTAATGGTGACAGAAGCATTGAAGCCTTATCAAAAAGAAAGTTTGGATATCCATTTTGTCTCCAATGTGGATGGCACGCACATGGCCGAAACCCTAAAGAAAGTAGATCCGGAGACCACGCTTTTCTTCATCGCATCCAAGACGTTTACGACACAGGAAACCATGACCAATGCCCATTCTGCCAGGTCTTGGTTCTTGGATCATGCCAAGGACGAAGCAGCAGTTGCCAAGCATTTTGTGGCCCTTTCCACCAATGCTGAGGCGGTTTCTGCATTTGGAATTGATACGGACAATATGTTTGCTTTCTGGGATTGGGTAGGGGGAAGATACTCCCTATGGTCTGCTATTGGACTGCCGATTGCCTGTGCCATAGGTTTTGACAATTTTGAGAAGCTATTGGAAGGTGCCCACGCTGTGGACAAGCATTTTAGGGGGACTGACTTTGAGTCTAATATCCCGGTAATCCTGGCCTTGATCGGAATTTGGAATACCAATTTCCTAGGGGCGGCATCTGAGGCGATATTGCCGTACGACCAGTACTTGCACCGATTTGCCGCTTATTTCCAGCAAGGCAATATGGAAAGCAACGGAAAGTATGTATCACGAAACGGCGAGAAAGTGGACTATACTACCGGTCCCATCATTTGGGGTGAGCCCGGTACGAATGGCCAACATGCCTTTTACCAATTGATCCACCAAGGAACCCATTTGATTCCTTGTGACTTTATCGCCCCGGCTATTTCCCATAATCCTGTAGGCGATCACCACCCAAAGTTACTTTCCAATTTCTTTGCGCAAACAGAAGCCTTAATGAACGGAAAGTCACTGGAGGAGGTAAAGGAAGAACTTGCCCAATCTGGAAAATCTGAAGCCGAAATTGCCAAATTGGCTCCACATAAAGTGTTTGAGGGCAACCGTCCTACGAATTCGATCTTGGTCAAAAAAGTGGATCCCTATACCTTGGGAGCACTTGTGGCAATGTACGAGCATAAAATATTTGTGCAGGGGGTGATCTGGAACATCTTCAGCTTTGACCAATGGGGCGTGGAGCTTGGGAAAGTTCTGGCAAAGAAAATCCTTCCCGAGTTGGAAGGTGATGAAAAAGTCACTTCCCATGATGCCTCTACCAATGGCCTGATCAATGCTTTCAAAACGATGAGATAG